A DNA window from Thermosynechococcaceae cyanobacterium Okahandja contains the following coding sequences:
- a CDS encoding AbrB family transcriptional regulator: protein MGRKRVEPLTGAALLDKVKELEHLSKAEKAKACGYYTVTQNGTERISKMKFTNALLEALGMNLDNKSGRSGSRGGRSASYRITVQANGNLLIGAAYTKQMNLQPGDEFEISLGRKHIHLKQVSSNGQPTDAD from the coding sequence ATGGGACGCAAACGAGTAGAACCACTAACAGGTGCTGCTTTACTAGACAAAGTCAAAGAACTCGAACATCTTAGCAAAGCGGAAAAGGCGAAAGCCTGTGGCTACTACACGGTCACCCAAAATGGTACCGAGCGAATTAGTAAGATGAAGTTTACCAATGCTTTGCTTGAGGCGTTGGGGATGAATCTTGACAACAAGAGTGGCCGCAGTGGTAGTCGGGGTGGCCGCAGTGCTAGCTATCGGATTACGGTACAAGCGAACGGCAATTTGTTAATTGGAGCCGCCTATACAAAGCAAATGAATCTGCAACCGGGTGATGAGTTTGAAATTAGCCTTGGGCGCAAACATATTCACCTCAAGCAGG